The genomic window GTGGCTCCCGGCTCGGGGCGTGGGCGTCGGACCAGTCCCGACCGATCGCGTCCCGCGCCGACCTCGACGCACGGCTCGTCGAGACCGGTGCCCGGTTCCCCGTCGACACCGACATTCCCGTCCCCGAACACTGGGGCGGCTACCGTATCCGGCCCGAGGCGGTCGAGTTCTGGCAGGGCCGGCCCAACCGCATGCACAACCGGATCCGGGCCCGCCTGGTCGACGGCGCCTGGATCGTGGAACGGCTGCAGCCGTGATGAGGTCCCTGCTCGCCGACGTCACCCCGCTCCGCAACCCCGACTACCGGCGCCTGTGGACGAGCGGCATCGTCACGGTCATCGGTGCGCAACTCACCGTCGTCGCGGTGCCGCTGCAGATCTTCGCGATCACCCAGAACTCCGCGTATGTGGGACTCGCCGGCCTGTTCGGTCTGGTGCCGCTCGTCATCTTCGGGCTGTGGGGTGGCGCGCTCGCGGACGTCATGGACCGCCGCAAGCTCATCATCGTCACGACGCTCGGGTTGATCGGCACGTCGCTGCTGTTGTGGGCGCAGGCCGCCGCGCACGTGGACAACGTGTGGCTGCTGCTGTGCCTGTTCTCGCTGCAACAGGTGTTCTTCGCGGTGAACTCGCCGACCCGCAGCGCGATCATCCCGCGACTGTTGCCGCTGAAGCATCTGCCGGCCGCGAACTCGCTCAACATGACGGTGTTCCAGTTCGGGGCCATCGCCGGCCCGCTCCTCGCGGGGGTCCTCATCCCGGTGGCGGGGCTCGCGACCGTCTACCTGATCGACTCGATCGCCCTGCTCGCGACGTTGTGGGCGGTGATCCGGCTGCCCGCGCTGCCGCCGACCGGACCCGCCCGACGCGCCGGGCTGCGGGTCGTGGGGGAGGGCTTCGCGTACCTCGCGACGCAGAAGGTGCTGCTGGCGTCGTTCGTCGTCGACATCGTCGCGATGGTGTTCGGCATGCCGCGCGCCCTGTTCCCGCAGATCGCACACGAGTCGTTCGGTGACCCCCTCGACGGCGGCATCGCCCTCGGCCTGTTGTTCGCGGCCATGTCGGCGGGCGCGGTGCTCGGCGGCGTGTTCTCCGGGTGGCTGCCGCGCATCCGCTATCAGGGGCGGGCCGTCGTCGCCTGCATCGCACTGTGGGGCGTCGCGATGATCGGGTTCGGTGTCGTCGTCGGGATGTCGACGCCGAGCAGTCCGGCGTTGCTGCTGTGGGTGGCGCTCGCGTTCCTCGCGTTCGGCGGCGCCGTCGACATGATCTCGGCCGCGCTGCGGTCCACGATGCTCCAGCAGGTCGCCACCGACGACATGCGCGGACGCCTGCAGGGCGTGTTCACGGTCGTCGTGGCGGGGGGTCCACGGATCGGCGACGTCCTGCACGGCGCCGCCGCGTACTACGTGGGTACCGCCGTCGCGTCCGCCGGCGGCGGGCTGCTGGTCGTGATCGGTGTCGTCATCTCGATGCTGGTCTTCCCGATGTTCCTGCGGTACCGGGTGGGTGCGTCCGGGCGGCCCGTGGACGTGTGATCCGCGCGGTGGCGATCACCGTTTCGCGGCCCGGGCGGACCCTCCGTGGGCGACCGCGCCCACGGGCGGCTAGTTTCTACTTGAATGTTACGAAGTTACTCACTGGTCTGAGTTTGAGAGGGATCCTTCCGTGCCCGCTGAGAATGACAACAAGCCGACACTCAGCTACCCCGGTGGCGAGCACACGATGTCCATCGCCAAGGCGACTGAAGGGAACGACGGCATCGAGCTGGGCAAGCTCCTTGCCGACACGGGTTACACGACGCTCGACCCGGGCTTCGTGAACACCGCGTCCACGAGTTCCGCTATCACCTATATCGACGGCGACAAGGGCATCCTGCGCTACCGCGGGTACCCGATCGAGGAGCTCGCTGAGCGCTCCACGTTCATCGAGGTCAGCTACCTGCTGATCTACGGCGAGCTGCCCACCCAGGCCCAGCTGGACGTGTTCACCGACAAGATCCGTCGGCACACGCTGCTGCACGAGGACCTCAAGCGGTTCTTCGACGGCTTCCCGCGCAACGCGCACCCGATGCCGGTCCTGTCGAGCGCCGTCAACGCGCTGTCCGCCTACTACCAGGACTCGCTGGACCCGGACGATCCGGAGCAGGTCGAGCTGTCCACGACCCGTCTGCTCGCGAAGCTGCCGACCATCGCGGCGTACGCGTACAAGAAGTCGGTCGGCCAGCCGTTCCTGTACCCGGACAACTCGCTGAGCCTGGTCGAGAACTTCCTGCGCATGACGTTCGGCTTCCCGGCCGAGCCGTACGAGGTCGACCCCGAGGTCTCCAAGGCTCTCGACATGCTGCTGATCCTGCACGCCGACCACGAGCAGAACTGCTCGACGTCGACGGTCCGGATGGTCGGCTCGTCGGACGCCAACCTGTTCACGTCGGTGTCCGCCGGCATAAACGCCCTGTGGGGTCCGCTGCACGGCGGCGCCAACCAGGCCGTGCTCGAGATGCTCGACGAGATCAAGGCCAGCGGCGGCGACGTCACGGAGTTCGTCCGCAAGGTCAAGAACAAGGAAGACGGCGTGAAGCTCATGGGCTTCGGGCACCGCGTCTACCGCAACTACGATCCGCGTGCGGCGATCGCGAAGAAGGCGGCGGACACCATCCTCGCCAAGCTGGGCGGCGACGACGAACTCCTCCAGATCGCGAAGGCGCTCGAGGAGGCTGCGCTCACCGACGAGTACTTCATCGCGCGCAAGCTGTACCCGAACGTGGACTTCTACACGGGCCTGATCTACCGCGCGATGGGCTTCCCGACGCGCATGTTCACGGTCCTGTTCGCGCTCGGCCGCCTGCCCGGCTGGATCGCGCACTGGCGTGAGATGCACGAGGATCCGGCCACCAAGATCGGCCGCCCGCGTCAGATCTACACCGGCTACACCCAGCGTGACTACGTGGACCTGTCGGGCCGCTGAGCAGCGCTGACCAGACTGCCCGACTCCAACAGATCGGACACCCCAACATGAGCACCAAGCCCGAGATCGAGTTCCAGGAGGGCCCCGCGCCCACCGAACTCGTCATCAAGGACATCGTCGTCGGTGACGGCCCCGAGGCCACCCCCGGCGCCAAGGTCGAGGTCCACTACGTCGGTGTCGAGTTCGACTCCGGCGAGGAGTTCGACTCGTCGTGGAGCCGCGGCGAATCCATCACCTTCCCGCTGCAGGGCCTCATCGCCGGCTGGCAGGAGGGCATCCCGGGGATGAAGGTCGGCGGACGTCGTCAGCTGACCATCCCGCCGGAGCTCGCGTACGGTCCGGCCGGTGGCGGTCACCAGCTGTCCGGCAAGACGCTGGTGTTCGTCATCGATCTGCTCGACGTCGTCGTGCCGCCGGAGCCGCCGGTCATCGAGCCCTCCGAGGGCCCGGCCCCGGCCGAGCTCGTGATCGAGGACATCACCGTCGGTGACGGCGCCGAGGCGCAGCCGGGTGCGGTCGTGGACGTCCACTACCACGGTGTCGAGTACGACTCGAACCAGGTGTTCGACTCGTCGTTCCTGCGTGGCGACTCCGTCGTGTTCCCGCTGAACCGGCTCATCCCCGGCTGGCAGGAGGGCATCCCCGGCATGAAGGTCGGCGGACGCCGCAAGCTCACGGTTCCGCCGGAGCTCGCGTACGGTCCGGCCGGCAGCGGTCACCAGCTGTCCGGCAAGACCCTGGTGTTCATCATCGACCTGCTCGGCACCCGGTAGCCGGTAGAACGAAAAGAACTCGGGCCCCGCACCTTTCGGTGCGGGGCCCGAGTCGTTCAGCGGGTGCGGTTACTGCGGGAGACCCGTCTCGGGGATGCCCATCGACTGGGAGAGCATCGGCCACGAGTCGCGCAGGTCGTCACGCCAGTAGCCCCACGAGTGGGTGCCGGCCGGCTTGAACACGAACTGGGCCTGGTCCTGCATGCCGGCACGGTTGACGGCGTCGGCGAGGCGGTGCGTGCACTCGTTGGTCGCGGCCTCGATGATGCCGCCGACGACCACCTGGTTGGCCAGGGTCGCCATGTTGCCGTTGATGCCCTGGCTGTCGAGGGTGTCGTGCGGGCCCGGCAGGCCGGACGCGTTGGACACGTACAGCTTGGGGCCGCCCTTGAGCTGATCGATGTTGATGATCGGATCGTGCGCGATCCAGTCGTCGCTGCCGATCGGGCCCCACATCTTCTCGACGTCGGCGTCGCCGCGGGCGGCGATGACGATCTGGATGTAGGTCTGGCCCACCGGGGTGGCGGTGTCGGCGCAGCCGCTGTACGCGCCGACGGACTTGTACAGGTCCTTGTTGGCGAGCGCGAGGTTGAACACCGACGTGCCCGAGGTGGAGATGCCGGCGAGCGAGTTGACCTCGGTGGTGTTCAGGGCCTTGTCGATGACCGGGGGGAGTTCCTGGGTCAGGAACGTCTCCCACTTGTTGATGCCGTGCAGTGCGTCCTCGGCCTGCTGCCAGTCGGTGTAGTACGTGAACGCGCCCTCCATCGGGGTGACGACGTTGACGTGCTTGTCCTTGAAGAACTCACCGATGTTGGCCTGACGCTGCCACGACGCGGAGTCCTCGCCGCCGCCGGCACCGTTGAGCAGGTACAGGGTGGGAGCCGGCTTGGACGTGTCGGCCGGGCGGACGACGTCGAGCGGGATGTTGCGGTTCATCGACTCGGAGTGGACGACGAGGCGCAGCTTGTTGGTGCCGGTCGACGTCGCGGACACCAGCGTGGTGCCACCGTTCGACGCCTTGGTGGCATTGACCTGGGTGGCATCGGCTGCGTCCGCAGAAGCCACACCGGCCCCCATGAAGACGGGCAGTGCGGCGACCGTCGCCGTCGTGGCGCCGATCAACGCTGTGAGCCGGCGGGACTTCTTGGTAACGCGCATGCTTTCTCACCTTCGGGCGGTCGGCCGGGGGACGCGGCCGCGCCCCCCGGAGTCGATCGTGTGTATATCACTTCAGCTATCGGGTGTACGTCTCGTTTTGCTACCGGTTGGCCGAAAATTCTCGAGACGTTCCCGAATTATCGGTCATAAACCGTCAGACCATGTCGTTTTTCTGTAACCAGCGCAAAGTCGGCCACCCGCAGAACACGGGCAGCCAGCATGTGAGCACCCGGTAGAGCAGCACCGACGGTACCGCGATGCCCACGGGCAGCCCGAACGCGGTCAGGCCGCCGATGAGGGCGGCTTCGACGGCGCCGACGCCGCCGGGGGTGGGGGCGGCGGAGGCGAGGGTGCCGCCGATCATCGTCACGATGGTCACGGTCACGAACGTGGTGCCGCCGCCGAACGCTTCGACGCTCGCCCACAGGGCCAGGGCGGCGCCGAGGGTGGTGCCGGCGCTGCCGAGCACGATCAGCAGGAAGCGGCCGGGGCTGCGGGCCAGCTGGGCCAGGGACGCCATCACCTCGGTCAGCTGTGGCCGTACCTCGGTGCGCAGCCAGCGGCGGGCCTTGGGAATGAACATGAACGTGCCGACGGCGCCGAGGGCGATACCGGCGATGAGGTAGAGCATCGTGCCGCGGGGCACGAAGTGCGACAGGTCGGCGTCGCGGCCGGCGGCGACGCTGAAGAAGACCAGCAGTGCGATGTGGGTGACCACCTGCACCGTCTGCTGCAGGGCGACGGCTGCCGTCGCCCGGACCGTGCCGAGTCCGCCCTTCTGCAGGAACCGCACGCTCAGTGCGAGGCCGCCGACGCCGGCCGGGGTGGTGGTGGCCGCGAACGTGTTGGCCACCTGCATCACCACCAGGTGCCGGTAGCGGACGAGTTCGGACGCGCACGCCCACAGGGCGGCCGCGGCCCCGACATAGGTGAGGGCGGAGACGATCAGACCGGCCAGCGCCCACCACCAGTTGGCGCTCTTCAATTCGGTGAGGAAGGTCGGTACCTGGCTGATGAACGGGTAGGCGACGTACACCAGGCCGATGAGCAGGACGAGCTGGATGATCTGGTTACGGGTGAACCGGGTGACCTGTTCGGGGGCGATCTTGTCGATGTCGGTGCGGCGGCTCACCTCGTCACGGATCCGGCCCAGCAGGGCGGCGGAGTCGGGGATCGGTTTGCGCAGCCGCGCCGGCATCGCGGACTTCGTCAGCCGGCCGGACGCCGCCAGGATCCGGTCGCGTCCGCGGGCGGCGAGGGCCGCGTCCACGGCCGGTTCGACACCGAACAGGGCCGCCGTCGTGAGCAGGAGTTGCGCGGTGTCGGACTGGATCTGGGCCTCGGATCCGCCGAGTTCGGCGTACGCGAAGCCGTCGAACAGGGCCCGATCGTCGTCGATCCGGATCTCCGACGCGCAGAGGTTGCCGTGCGTGATCTGGCGGTCGTGGAGATCGTCGAGCGCCGCCCACAACATCACGAGCAGGCGTTCGCGGGGCTCGGGGTCGGCGGGGGCGAGGGCGGTGATCGGGACGCCGCGGGAGACGGGGCGCACGATCAGCTGCCAGCCGCGGTCGAGTGCGCTGACCGCGATCGGTTTGGACGCGGCACGGTGGGCGTCGGCGACGGCGATCCCCATCAGGGCCCGGTGCTCGACGGCACGGGCGAAGGACGCGTGTGCGGGGGTGCTCTCACTGCTGCGCAGCGTCAGCCAGTTCGCGAACTGGCGGAGCGCGCCGCGGCTGCGCTGGTTCTGGCCGTACAACTCGACGATCGTCTCGGGTTCGCCGTCGCGGTCGGCGCCGAGGACGAGGGGACCGCTGCCGGCGGGGGCGATCACCCGGAAGGCGGTGACACGATGCCCCAGCCGTTGCAGGGCCTCGACCGCGGAGTCGAGCGGCACCTCGAGGGCCGGGGTGCCCACGACGAGGACGATGACCGCACCCACGAGGTAGCCGACGGCCAGGCCCAGCATCGACCGGGCCGGCACGATCGAGCTGACCACCAGGTGGATCGGTGCGAACAGCAGCAGCAGCGCCCACCACAGTCGTCGCCAGCGTTTCGGCAGCCACGGCCCCGACACGGTCAGGACGGCGGCGAGCATCGCGATCCAGCGGGGGTCGTCGAGGAACTGCGACAGGAACGTGTCGACGCGGTCGGACACGTCGAGATGCCATTGCGGGGCGGCGAACCCGGACCCGCTGATCGACAGGGCGATCCCGGCGATGAGTGCGGCGGCCGCGTAGCCGGCGAGCAGTTTCCATCGGCGTCCGACGACGAGCTGGATGAGGATCGCGAACGGCAGTGCCAGGATCGCGATGCCGTACAGCAGGTACACGGTGTCCGAGACGCCCGGGGACAGGATGCCGACGATGTCGGACACCGAGGTTTCGAGGGCGTCCCATTCGCTGCGGGTGATCACCGATCCGCCGATGACCGCGCCGAGACACACGAGCGCGAACACCACCCGCAGGATGTCGCTGGTGCGTCGGGCCAGCGGCTGCAGCAGGCTTCCGGTGACCGGGATGTCCCGTCCGTCAACTTTCAAGGGTCACCACCAACCGCGCGCCGCCGAGCGGGCTGGTCTCGAAGCGGGCCCTGCCACCGTGCAGGTGGGCCTGCTGCGCCACCAGGGCGAGCCCCAGCCCGGATCCGGTGCGGGCGGCACCGCTGCCGCGCCGGAAGCGTTCGAACACGTCGGCGCGTTCGTGCTCGGGGATGCCGACGCCGTCGTCGTCGACGGTCACGGTGACGACGCCGTCCCTGCCGCGGTGGGCGCCGATCGCGACGGTGTGGGCGCGGCCGTGCCGGACGGCGTTGGTGATCGCGTTGTCGATCGCGAGCCGCAGCCCGGCCGGTAGGCCGCGGACCGTCGTCCCGGGTGGGGCGTCGACGGTCACCGACAGCCCGGGGTGGAGGCGTTGTGCGTCGGCCGCCGCCAGGTCGCACAGGTCCGACAGGTCGACGTCGACGTGGTCGCTCTCGCTCGACAGTTCCCCGGACGCCAGTCGTTCGAGCGCAGTGAGGGTGGCCTCGAGCCGGCCCTGGGTGCGGGCGATGTCGGTGAGGATCTCGCGGCGCTGCTCGTCGGACAGGTCGAGGGTGGTGACGACCTCGAGGTCGGTGCGCATCGCGGTCAGCGGGGTGCGCAGTTCGTGCGCGGACGCCGCCGCGAAGTCGCGGGCCGTCTCGAGGGCGGCGGCGGTGCGGGCCTGGGCGTCGGAGACGTCCTGCAGCATCGCCTCGACGGCGCCGGCGAGCGCGTCGGCCTCCCGGACCCCGGAGGCGGCGGGGGCCAGATCGCGGTCGCGGCGGGTGACCCGCCGGGTCAGCTCGACGAGGGGACGGACCGCGTGACCGCCGAAGATCCAGCCGAGGCCACTGGCCGCGACGATCGCGAGGACGCCGACGAGCGCGACCTGCTGCTGTTGGTCGACGGTGGGGTCCTTGGCCTCCGCGAGCGGCACCGCCACCGACAGCAGTTGCGACGACCCCGGCGCGACGGGGGCGGTGAACGCGCGGAACGGGGTGCCGGCCACGTCGACGGTGTGGGATCCGGTGTCGAGGTCGGGGAGCCGGCTCGACGTACTGGCGACGACGTCGTCGCCGGAGCGGATCGTCACGGCGAACGCACCCGCGTCCCCGAGGACGTTGAGGAACGGTGCTGCTGCGCCGGCATTGACGATCAGGACGCGGGATGCGGTCTCGAGTCGCTGGTCGAGCTGCTGGAGGTTGTTGCGGGCGATCGCGAGGGCCAGGTAGACGCCGACCGCGGCGACGACGATGGTGGCGCCGAGCGCGGTCGCGGCGGCGACCCGGGCCCGCAGCGAGTGTGGTCGCATCATGTGGGTTCCCGCACGACGAAACCCACACCGCGGACGGTGTGCACGAGGCGGGGGGTGCCGTCGGCCTCGAACTTGCGGCGCAGGTAGCCGACGAACACGTCGACGACGTTGGTGTCGGCGGCGAAGTCGTACCCCCACACCAGTTCCAGGAGGCGTTCTCGGCTCAGCACCACGCCGGCGTTGCGGGCCAGGACCTCGACGAGCTCGAATTCCCTTTTGGTGAGGCCGATTTCGGTGCCGCCGAGGTGGACTCGACGGCCGGCGACGTCGATGGACAGCGGGCCGACCACGATCTGCTCACCGGTCGCGGCGGGTGTGGTGTCCGGTGTCGAGCGGCGGCGCAGCATCGCTCGGATCCGGGCCACGAGTTCGGCGAGGACGAACGGTTTGACGAGGTAGTCGTCGGCGCCGGATTCGAGGCCGGCGATGCGGTCGTCGACCGAGCTGCGCGCACTGAGCACGCAGATCGGGATCTCGTTGCCCCGTTCCCGGAGCGCGGTGACCACCCCGGTCCCGTCGAGGACGGGCATGTTCATGTCGAGCACCACGACGTCGGGTGCGGCGGCGTCGACGACCTGGAGGGCGGCCGCGCCGTCACCCGCGGTGAGCACGTCGAACCCGGACAGTCGGAGTCCGCGCTCGAGGGAGGCGAGCACATCCGGATCGTCGTCCACGACGAGAACGGTCGCGATGGCGGTCACCCGAGCATTGTGCCCGTCGGCGGGCGCGGTTCCGCGCATCTTCTCAGTTCTCCGTCCGCGGGTGCTCGGAACGCGCGATCGGAACGTCGGCTGCGTCGTAGTGGGCAGGGCAATCGGGCACTACGGCGATATTAGTCTCGCGATCGACGACGGCTGCCATCTACACCTGCTCGCCGGTCGACCGGAGCGCAGGTGACCGGCGCGATATCGGAGAACGAACCTCGCTCCGAAACTTGACGTGTGATTCGGAAGGGCCTGTACTGGCGACATGTCCCGATCGACCGGTCCCCGCGCGGACGAGATCCACCTGCAGCTGCGTGCAGCTCCAGGACCGGCGATCGCAGGAGCCGCCGCGTGATCGGTCTGGGTGACCTCGAGAGCGCAGTGATGAACGTGCTGTGGAACCTCGACGACCCCGCTCGCGTGCGGGACGTGATGGACCGGCTGGAGCCACCGCGGCCGTTGGCGTACACCACCGTGATGACGGTGCTCGACAACCTGCACACCAAGGGCATGGTCTCGCGGGAACGCGTCGGCCGCGCCTACCGGTACCGGGCGGCCCGCAGCCGTGAGGAGACCGCGGCCGAACTGGTACGTCAGGTACTCGACGCCAGCGGTGACGCCGAACAGGTCATGTTGCACTTCGCGAGTTCCGCCTCGGACGACGAGTCGCGGATCCTGCGCCGCGCCGCGCGCCGAGCCCAGCGTCGCCGGGACGAAGCCCGATGATCGCGGGTCTGGCACTGGCGGTCGCCGCCGCCGTTCTCGCCGTGATCGCACCACGATGGCTCGGTCGCCTCGCGGCACCGCATCGGCATCCACGCATCGCGCTCGCTGCCTGGGTGACCTCGCAGTGCGTGTTCGTCGGCGTCGTCGCCGCGATTCCCGTTGTGCTCTGGGTGCGCCCCGGCGGACGATGGCACGTGTTACCGGCGGCGACGCTGACGTGCATGCAATCACTGCGGGAAACCGGAGCCCTGCCCTGGCTTGCCGCAGTCGAGGCGGTGCTGTGCACGGTCGGCCTGGCGGTAACGGCGCGGACAGTGCTCGTCGTCGCGCGGAGATTGCTGCGGCATCGTCGGCTCACCGAATCGCACGCCTCGGCGTTGCGCCTGATTGCAGGTCCGTCCGCGACAGACGGGGAAGGTGTGTTCCGCCTCGGCGGAGCGGACTTCGCCGCCTACAGCATCGGTGGCCGGAGTCCGGCGATCGTGCTGGGGACGGCGGTGGCGGCGCTCGACCCGGATGCGCGCGCCGCGGTCCTGGCACACGAACGCGCACATCTGACGGGCCGGCACCATCTGCTCGTCGCCTGGTCCGACGCGCTGCGCGCAGCGCTCCCGGGGGTGCCGTTGGCGTACCGGGGCGCGACGTGGACTCGTGTGCTCGTCGAATTGTCGGCGGATCGGCAGGCTGCGGTGTCGTGCGGATCGGGCGCGGTGTGTGCTGCACTCGGGCACAGCGCGGCCGCAGGCCGTGATGCGCGTCCCGCCGCGCTGTCGGTGTCGGGGACCGGACTGGCCGCAGATCGGATGGCGTGGTTGTCGGCGGTGCAGGTTCCTCGTTCCGGTGCGCAGGCCCTGCACTACCCGGTTGCGGTCACCGTGTCCGTGCTGCCGGTACTGGCGTCGACCTCGGTCGTCGTCGCGGCGCTGGCCCTCTTCTGCGCCGTGTTCGGCGGCTGAGTCGTCGTCGCGTCCGGTGCGGGCGCAGCACAGGCGGGCCCGCACAGGCTCCGCCGTCGCCGCAGGATCAGCGCGGTCGTCAACAGTGCGAGCGATCCCACCGCGATGATCGGCTGGAGCGGTGCCCAGAAACCGAGGGCTCCGCTCGTGCCGATCGTCAGCAGGACGATCTTGTTGCACACCGGGCAGCCGACCGCGAACACGGCGAGCGTGACCGCGGCCATCGGGCCGGTCGGCCGATCGGTCGGGGAGTCGACCCGGATGCCGAACCACAGCGCCGTGAGAATCGCGGTTGCGGCGAGAACCGGATACTCCCACCAGCGCACCGGAATTTCGCGACCGAACCACGGCGTGTCGATGACGTCCGTCGGTACACCCACCACGATCAGGGTGACCAGGCCGGCTGCCAGGGCGCGTACCGAGGTGCTCCTCCACCGGGGCGTGTCGGTCATCGAGGGGACTCCCGTCCTGTCGGTGCGGATCAACTACTAAGGAAGATAGTAGTTGTATGTACTATCGCGGATGGCAATAGAGGCGGATCGGACACCTTCGGGAGTTGGAGGACGTATGGCAGCGCGCGGCAAGGTGCT from Prescottella sp. R16 includes these protein-coding regions:
- a CDS encoding MFS transporter; translation: MRSLLADVTPLRNPDYRRLWTSGIVTVIGAQLTVVAVPLQIFAITQNSAYVGLAGLFGLVPLVIFGLWGGALADVMDRRKLIIVTTLGLIGTSLLLWAQAAAHVDNVWLLLCLFSLQQVFFAVNSPTRSAIIPRLLPLKHLPAANSLNMTVFQFGAIAGPLLAGVLIPVAGLATVYLIDSIALLATLWAVIRLPALPPTGPARRAGLRVVGEGFAYLATQKVLLASFVVDIVAMVFGMPRALFPQIAHESFGDPLDGGIALGLLFAAMSAGAVLGGVFSGWLPRIRYQGRAVVACIALWGVAMIGFGVVVGMSTPSSPALLLWVALAFLAFGGAVDMISAALRSTMLQQVATDDMRGRLQGVFTVVVAGGPRIGDVLHGAAAYYVGTAVASAGGGLLVVIGVVISMLVFPMFLRYRVGASGRPVDV
- a CDS encoding citrate synthase, giving the protein MPAENDNKPTLSYPGGEHTMSIAKATEGNDGIELGKLLADTGYTTLDPGFVNTASTSSAITYIDGDKGILRYRGYPIEELAERSTFIEVSYLLIYGELPTQAQLDVFTDKIRRHTLLHEDLKRFFDGFPRNAHPMPVLSSAVNALSAYYQDSLDPDDPEQVELSTTRLLAKLPTIAAYAYKKSVGQPFLYPDNSLSLVENFLRMTFGFPAEPYEVDPEVSKALDMLLILHADHEQNCSTSTVRMVGSSDANLFTSVSAGINALWGPLHGGANQAVLEMLDEIKASGGDVTEFVRKVKNKEDGVKLMGFGHRVYRNYDPRAAIAKKAADTILAKLGGDDELLQIAKALEEAALTDEYFIARKLYPNVDFYTGLIYRAMGFPTRMFTVLFALGRLPGWIAHWREMHEDPATKIGRPRQIYTGYTQRDYVDLSGR
- a CDS encoding FKBP-type peptidyl-prolyl cis-trans isomerase; the protein is MPPEPPVIEPSEGPAPAELVIEDITVGDGAEAQPGAVVDVHYHGVEYDSNQVFDSSFLRGDSVVFPLNRLIPGWQEGIPGMKVGGRRKLTVPPELAYGPAGSGHQLSGKTLVFIIDLLGTR
- a CDS encoding alpha/beta hydrolase family protein — its product is MRVTKKSRRLTALIGATTATVAALPVFMGAGVASADAADATQVNATKASNGGTTLVSATSTGTNKLRLVVHSESMNRNIPLDVVRPADTSKPAPTLYLLNGAGGGEDSASWQRQANIGEFFKDKHVNVVTPMEGAFTYYTDWQQAEDALHGINKWETFLTQELPPVIDKALNTTEVNSLAGISTSGTSVFNLALANKDLYKSVGAYSGCADTATPVGQTYIQIVIAARGDADVEKMWGPIGSDDWIAHDPIINIDQLKGGPKLYVSNASGLPGPHDTLDSQGINGNMATLANQVVVGGIIEAATNECTHRLADAVNRAGMQDQAQFVFKPAGTHSWGYWRDDLRDSWPMLSQSMGIPETGLPQ
- a CDS encoding lysylphosphatidylglycerol synthase transmembrane domain-containing protein, which produces MKVDGRDIPVTGSLLQPLARRTSDILRVVFALVCLGAVIGGSVITRSEWDALETSVSDIVGILSPGVSDTVYLLYGIAILALPFAILIQLVVGRRWKLLAGYAAAALIAGIALSISGSGFAAPQWHLDVSDRVDTFLSQFLDDPRWIAMLAAVLTVSGPWLPKRWRRLWWALLLLFAPIHLVVSSIVPARSMLGLAVGYLVGAVIVLVVGTPALEVPLDSAVEALQRLGHRVTAFRVIAPAGSGPLVLGADRDGEPETIVELYGQNQRSRGALRQFANWLTLRSSESTPAHASFARAVEHRALMGIAVADAHRAASKPIAVSALDRGWQLIVRPVSRGVPITALAPADPEPRERLLVMLWAALDDLHDRQITHGNLCASEIRIDDDRALFDGFAYAELGGSEAQIQSDTAQLLLTTAALFGVEPAVDAALAARGRDRILAASGRLTKSAMPARLRKPIPDSAALLGRIRDEVSRRTDIDKIAPEQVTRFTRNQIIQLVLLIGLVYVAYPFISQVPTFLTELKSANWWWALAGLIVSALTYVGAAAALWACASELVRYRHLVVMQVANTFAATTTPAGVGGLALSVRFLQKGGLGTVRATAAVALQQTVQVVTHIALLVFFSVAAGRDADLSHFVPRGTMLYLIAGIALGAVGTFMFIPKARRWLRTEVRPQLTEVMASLAQLARSPGRFLLIVLGSAGTTLGAALALWASVEAFGGGTTFVTVTIVTMIGGTLASAAPTPGGVGAVEAALIGGLTAFGLPVGIAVPSVLLYRVLTCWLPVFCGWPTLRWLQKNDMV
- a CDS encoding sensor histidine kinase KdpD — protein: MMRPHSLRARVAAATALGATIVVAAVGVYLALAIARNNLQQLDQRLETASRVLIVNAGAAAPFLNVLGDAGAFAVTIRSGDDVVASTSSRLPDLDTGSHTVDVAGTPFRAFTAPVAPGSSQLLSVAVPLAEAKDPTVDQQQQVALVGVLAIVAASGLGWIFGGHAVRPLVELTRRVTRRDRDLAPAASGVREADALAGAVEAMLQDVSDAQARTAAALETARDFAAASAHELRTPLTAMRTDLEVVTTLDLSDEQRREILTDIARTQGRLEATLTALERLASGELSSESDHVDVDLSDLCDLAAADAQRLHPGLSVTVDAPPGTTVRGLPAGLRLAIDNAITNAVRHGRAHTVAIGAHRGRDGVVTVTVDDDGVGIPEHERADVFERFRRGSGAARTGSGLGLALVAQQAHLHGGRARFETSPLGGARLVVTLES
- a CDS encoding response regulator transcription factor, which gives rise to MRGTAPADGHNARVTAIATVLVVDDDPDVLASLERGLRLSGFDVLTAGDGAAALQVVDAAAPDVVVLDMNMPVLDGTGVVTALRERGNEIPICVLSARSSVDDRIAGLESGADDYLVKPFVLAELVARIRAMLRRRSTPDTTPAATGEQIVVGPLSIDVAGRRVHLGGTEIGLTKREFELVEVLARNAGVVLSRERLLELVWGYDFAADTNVVDVFVGYLRRKFEADGTPRLVHTVRGVGFVVREPT
- a CDS encoding BlaI/MecI/CopY family transcriptional regulator — protein: MGLGDLESAVMNVLWNLDDPARVRDVMDRLEPPRPLAYTTVMTVLDNLHTKGMVSRERVGRAYRYRAARSREETAAELVRQVLDASGDAEQVMLHFASSASDDESRILRRAARRAQRRRDEAR
- a CDS encoding M56 family metallopeptidase; the encoded protein is MIAGLALAVAAAVLAVIAPRWLGRLAAPHRHPRIALAAWVTSQCVFVGVVAAIPVVLWVRPGGRWHVLPAATLTCMQSLRETGALPWLAAVEAVLCTVGLAVTARTVLVVARRLLRHRRLTESHASALRLIAGPSATDGEGVFRLGGADFAAYSIGGRSPAIVLGTAVAALDPDARAAVLAHERAHLTGRHHLLVAWSDALRAALPGVPLAYRGATWTRVLVELSADRQAAVSCGSGAVCAALGHSAAAGRDARPAALSVSGTGLAADRMAWLSAVQVPRSGAQALHYPVAVTVSVLPVLASTSVVVAALALFCAVFGG